The Candidatus Nanosynbacter lyticus genome window below encodes:
- a CDS encoding glycosyltransferase family protein: protein MAKNSSTKTNKKSSKQDIFVSVIVVTRDFDDFPDYCRGLSQRLMDSYTNYEIIIVDNDLGQNSVIAVSGLLDELPCMRLIRLSRQYTYDIAIIAGLEGAIGDYAVVTNPAIDGIEDVMNIVEANKKHDIVQGVADITTKRLLSKSGIGRRLFYWYNRKYINIDIPLQATYLISLNRRAIRAITLSTRHDSHIRHMIRTIGYSYTEYTYSPLVDPVKKHGFGRGTLEALDIITSHSTHPLRFMSWVGFFASVVNMMYALYVVVIALTKKNVAEGWVSTSLELSGMFFILFLFMVILSEYIGKILVESRRDARYYVLDELSSTTSLANAERKNITS, encoded by the coding sequence ATGGCAAAAAATAGTTCAACTAAGACAAATAAAAAATCGAGTAAACAAGATATCTTTGTGTCGGTTATTGTTGTAACGCGCGACTTTGATGATTTTCCCGACTATTGCCGTGGGCTTTCACAGAGATTAATGGATAGCTACACAAATTATGAGATTATAATTGTCGATAATGATTTGGGTCAAAATAGTGTGATTGCTGTCAGTGGGCTTCTCGATGAACTGCCGTGTATGCGGCTTATCCGCCTCTCTCGACAATACACATATGATATCGCCATTATTGCTGGTCTCGAAGGGGCGATTGGCGATTATGCGGTAGTAACTAATCCCGCTATTGACGGCATAGAGGATGTAATGAACATTGTTGAGGCGAATAAAAAACACGATATCGTGCAGGGTGTTGCCGACATAACCACAAAGCGCCTTCTGTCAAAATCTGGTATCGGTCGCAGGTTGTTTTATTGGTATAATCGCAAATACATCAATATAGATATTCCACTACAAGCAACATATCTTATATCTCTCAATCGTCGTGCCATACGAGCGATAACTCTATCAACTCGACATGATAGCCACATTCGGCACATGATAAGGACTATCGGCTATTCATATACCGAGTATACCTATTCACCTCTGGTTGATCCTGTAAAAAAACATGGCTTCGGGCGAGGGACACTAGAGGCGCTCGATATCATTACCAGCCACTCGACACACCCGCTCCGCTTTATGTCATGGGTTGGGTTCTTTGCTAGTGTTGTAAATATGATGTATGCGCTTTATGTTGTGGTCATAGCTCTCACCAAAAAGAATGTTGCAGAGGGCTGGGTGTCGACGTCGCTTGAGCTATCAGGAATGTTTTTCATCCTATTTTTATTTATGGTAATTCTGTCTGAATACATTGGTAAAATACTAGTAGAATCGAGACGAGATGCCAGGTATTATGTGCTTGACGAGCTAAGTAGTACAACGTCACT
- a CDS encoding FAD-dependent oxidoreductase, with protein MRNKTVIIGGGFYGLSVALYLYDTLGVKNIDILEKEKQTMTRASYVNQARVHNGYHYPRSILTGYRSAVNFPRFTKQFGAAIHSDFNKYYAVAKHLSKVNAHQFKNFADKIKADIAVASPNIQKMFNKNLIEEVFKVKEYAFNAHALRDDLLRQINDRPGITLHTGCRVTRIDETPDGLCVVTDGGEFRGDFVLNCTYANINTLHRASNIPLVGLKHEVTEMCLVSLPEHLKDFSITVMDGPFFSIMPFPSRGLYTLSHVRYTPHESWIDNEDTPAEKIDTHAYLDKSSFQSNYKQMYNDVVRFIPALKDMKYEESIVEVKTVLVKSEDDDSRPILFKANLGYDGYVCIMGGKLDNIYDVYEELDKLYGKK; from the coding sequence GTGCGTAACAAAACGGTGATAATTGGCGGTGGTTTTTATGGATTGAGTGTAGCGCTGTACCTGTACGACACCCTGGGCGTCAAGAATATTGATATTTTAGAAAAAGAAAAACAGACAATGACTCGGGCGTCATATGTTAACCAAGCCAGGGTACACAACGGCTATCACTACCCGAGAAGTATTCTAACGGGATATCGTTCAGCGGTTAATTTTCCGCGCTTCACAAAGCAATTTGGGGCAGCAATTCATTCAGATTTTAATAAATACTATGCTGTTGCCAAGCATCTATCCAAGGTTAATGCGCATCAATTCAAGAATTTTGCGGATAAGATCAAGGCAGATATAGCGGTAGCTTCGCCAAACATTCAAAAAATGTTTAATAAAAATCTCATTGAAGAAGTTTTTAAGGTTAAAGAATATGCCTTTAATGCCCACGCCCTGAGAGATGACTTACTGCGGCAAATTAACGATCGTCCGGGGATAACGCTTCATACAGGCTGTCGTGTTACGAGGATTGATGAAACGCCAGATGGGCTGTGCGTTGTCACTGATGGTGGCGAATTCAGGGGTGACTTTGTGCTAAATTGCACGTATGCTAACATCAACACGCTCCATCGTGCATCAAATATACCACTTGTTGGACTGAAACATGAAGTTACAGAAATGTGTTTGGTGAGCTTGCCAGAGCACCTAAAGGACTTTAGTATTACGGTGATGGATGGTCCATTTTTTTCCATTATGCCATTTCCTTCCAGGGGATTATATACACTCTCTCATGTCAGGTATACGCCGCACGAGTCATGGATCGACAACGAGGATACGCCGGCTGAGAAAATTGACACACATGCGTATCTTGACAAAAGTTCTTTCCAGAGCAATTACAAGCAAATGTATAACGACGTGGTGCGCTTTATCCCTGCCCTCAAGGATATGAAATATGAGGAGTCGATCGTTGAGGTAAAAACAGTGCTCGTTAAGAGCGAAGATGATGATAGCCGTCCCATTTTGTTTAAGGCCAATTTGGGCTATGATGGGTATGTTTGTATAATGGGCGGTAAGCTAGATAATATTTACGATGTGTACGAGGAGTTAGACAAGCTATATGGCAAAAAATAG